The window GTCAAAATTTCCCTTTGTCAACACAAATTCACACGCTAAATTACAAACTACACAGACTAGACTTATCTGGGATGATGTATAGGATAGTTCTTTCTTAGGGACAGGTGCAACTCCTAATCTCAAATCACCAGTTGCATAATTGACATAGTAAAATGGACAAATACATGGTAAATGGTTTGCAGTAAAGAATTCCATGACCTTTCTACTTTTCTCTTCTTTGCCAGCTAACAAACACTTCTAGCCCGATTGGTAAAATGGATTTACAAAGTCTCAATGGTCGGGACTCCTGACCTAACCTATGATTCTCATGGAACTAACTAAAAGAAATGGTTAAGAGACTTGACATCTCGTGGTGCCAAGCAGAACCATTACTATCACTTGCTGATTTTCCTACTTGTTTCCTAGGAAGCACGTCTTCCCTGCTAGAAACTGCCCTCAACTTGTACGGATGAAGCAGCTCGACATCCAACTAGTTGGTTGGGCATTCGCGTCATTTTGGGGGTAAGTAGCAACACCGTTCAACCCCCTTGGGTGGGTGAAGGAAAAAACCTTCTTTTGCTCGCCTTAGTATAAGCCATACTACTCATGGTCTAAAATTGTTGATTTACATATGCAAAATAGAGGCtagtaatcaagtttgttttgCCATGCCATGGACAAGTTTCTATTGTATGACTTGTTGAAGACATAACtaagtaaataaaaatgtttCCTCTCTAATAGCTTAACTTTTAGATGAGGTGATCATCACACAATTAAATATAACTAAAAGGAAGTTTGTCTTGAGACTCAAGAAGCAAGTATTTCTTACCTTTGATGAAACCTCGGTGTGCTTGTTAAGCTCCTGTTCATTTCCCAAGTTGCGGCGTGCTATATCATGTTTATGCCGCTTCTTGTCGGCACGAGCTTGGGGGGGAACTTTCGCACAATCAGGACTACCCCCACTCTTTTGATCCCACACTCCAAATTGAGGCACAGACATAGGACGTTTCTACAAATTTAACAATAACACTACGATCAGTTATCCGTTCACTAGAAGACATGAAATGTTAAAGGAACTCCTGGCAATATTGTTAGAGGAATGTTTTGATAGTTATATAATGCATTAGATGAAAATGCATCTGCATGTGTAAATGAATTATTCAAGTATTAGAAACAAAGTAGTATTTCTTACCATGGATGAAACCTCTTGATGTTTGCCAAGTTCTTTCTCATTTCCAAGGCTTCGGCGTGTTAGATCATGTCTATGTGGCTTCTTGTTGGCTTGAGCTCTCGGGGACACCTTGGAATAATCAGGATTTCTCTCTGTCATTTGATTCCGTGCTCCAAATTGAGGCACTGGCGTTGAACTATCTTTCTACAGATCCAGAAAAACTATTAGTTAAACGATGACATTGTAAGTTACCTCCTCTCTGCAATACATATGAAAGGTTATCtgtgaattaattattaaatatattgtaTGCTAGAATAACTTGCATAAGGAGATCGATAAATGATCTTGATAAGGTGATGGTTCCTCTTAATTTAACGCCAATCCTCACCTCATGAGTTAAATTTTTGGAGTCAAATTAGGACTAATGTCCGCATTTCTTAACAAAATAAGGAGCAGTATTCATATTGTTGCACTACCAAAGATTTTTATGATtgtagaaaaaaatatttcttacTCTGGGTGAAACTTCTTGGAGCTTGGTAAGAATCTCTTGGTCATTTCCCAGGTTGTGCTGTGCTAGATTATGTCTATTCTGCTTCTTGTTTGCCCGAGCTTGGGAAAATACCATCGAAAAATTAAGATTGTCCCCAGTTTTATGATCCCAAGCTCCAAACTGAGGCACAGACGGCGATCCATTTTTCTGTATATATCGAAAGATAAAACTGTTTTAAGTAGTTAAACAATGATAATACAGTGTTACATCTATGATATGAGATGTTATATAAGCATCGAATAGTTAAGCATATTGTAAACTACATTGACTTGTCCAAGGAGAAAGATTATGAGTAATTTGGGGAATGTTCACACTAGTGAACTCTCTACAGGATACTGTGTATGCAAATAAGTTCCCCTTTCTAGATACAATTTTGGGAAAACCAAATACATAAAGTAGGATAATTAACTTGGAGATCATAGGTATTGGGTCGAGTGCTGTGAATGGAGTTGCCTTTGATATTGAGTATTTTACCCCTCAACGGGAGTCGGCCCCCAAAATGAATATTAGATACCGAGTGTGAACCAAAGAAAAGCTTAAACTTTACAACAACTGGCACTCTTAGTGCCCCGACACCCCCACaacatgtacaccatcaagatAGAAACATAAGAGGTTGATCTTAGAGGGATGGATCCTTATCACACGCAAACAGAAACATGACCAGTACGTCCACAAACAACTCACGTGGCATAATTATCTCAATATGCATGGACCCGCATTAACAACGTACGTGCAAAGAAAACTTGGGAGAAATAATAGCTCTCCATCCTATGATATTGTTATGATTTCTCAGATATTACTTTTAAACTAAAATATAGTACGACTTACAATTGAGTGAATAAAGAGATGAAAGTAATTCTTGTAATTTATACAGACATTATTGCACAAATAATAAGACAATACTAAAAGGGTTTTATGACTAATATATCTACATTAAGAATAAATGTATCCTgttattaattaaagaaaagaactGAAATATTTTAGTGTACAAGAGAATCATAAGGGTATCTCTAACAATTAAATTCACGCTAAGAGCCATATAAATTAATACTTAACATTAATGATGATGATCTTAATTTTTCTAAAATCATATTTCAATATTATTGAAGTCGAGCCTTGGCGTAaatggtaaagttgctgccatgtgaccaggaggtcacgggttcgaaccatggaaacaacctcttgcagaaatggaaAGTAAGATTGCGTACGATAAACCCTTATGGTATggtccttccccgaaccctgcgggagcttagtgcatcgggctgcctttttttaaatatttcagtattattattgttattccttAGGAAATCGTGAAGGCCATATAGGCATAAACAGAAGACACAGCAGGAGAAACAAAACAAAAGCAATAAAGAAATATCCAGAAAAAAGTACAATAAAAAAAACTTTAATGGATCCTGAGAAACAAAATCTCCAACTCATAAAGATACATTAACTACTCTATCATCGTTTTCATCTAAAATAGCAATTTTCTCTATCATATTCCATTAAAAAATTAAACAAtcttcaaaagaaaagaaaaggaaaaacaaatatgTGAGAAATACATAATAAAAATTACAATCTTTCAAGATAACAGGAAAACAAAATAAGAGACATACCTCCCTTTGTTTCGCCATTTTGGAGCAGAAAATTGGATaggaaaagaagagagaaaatggTGGAATATTTTTTGAGAAGAGATTAATTATGTGTTTGTCTCGTGTATATATAAGCCTCTAATTTCTTATGGAGTTTAAATTAACTTGCCACATATTCTAACTATTCATTCATATCCATTGCCTTAAGAAACTACAGGTAAAAATTAAAAGGTATACATTagacccaaaaaaaaagaaaaagaaggaaaagcatAAAGAGCAATGGAATTGCTAAGATTAATTTGGTTAGTTTATAAAAATAGAGGAAAAGTATTAAAAagatttctttctctttttggatgtcaaatgaaaagtaaaagagggtatacttgtattatttttaatttttccttGTTTTCCTTAGATCTTTGCTGAGGAAAATTCCCTTTTAACAATAAGCCCTTTTATAGAATctcttaaaaaaaattaagttaaTAGGAAATTTTCTTCTCGCCACTTCCCTTAAAAATTCACTAtatactcccccccccccccccaactcttttcttcttttcctttttcaattttATAGACGCCCAAATCTTTTATTTCTTAGAATATCCATCTCAATCTTTGAGAATAGCACTTTGTCATTGaatcttttattttaattactgttttattaaattattaattacTATTTTATTATAGAGATTTACTTATGAAGAGGAGTCTTGACGCAAATTGTCATCGTGGAACAACCTTGAGTAGAAATGCAACGTAAAACTGCTTTATCGTGCATAAAATTTAGGCACAATAGCCTAAATGGCACTTATACTTGTgcctaggggtgtacataggtcgggttgattcggatttttcaattatcaaaccaaaccaaaccaatggtgtcgggtttttaaatttataaaccaaaccaaaccaacaaagtcaggtttttcggattttcgaattttttttccccggtaaagtcttcatagcataaaatatgtaacttgtgctccaaatatttcttaagtcctagtaaaatacaactatataatatattttccaagaaacgaacacaataatatgagataagtcatagcattatactaaaatattcaataataaagataaaataataaaattacataaaacaaatattgctaattaataagccataatgaaaattaacataatctaaaaatactatataggtcatgctaaaataagtatagctaataagtgctaatattaattacataactaatacactaaagaaaaagataaactaagttatgcattttcattataaaccaatgtaaaactaaaataattatccaacactataatcattcctagtattgaattgaattttttttttgttagcattagtattgatttgaactttatttgagttactacatttatgggctataaaatttatttaccattcaagaatgttaagtctaaacttgaaataatacgttaaaagattaaattgtgaaaatgtttaacaaatatttataaattacattacaataaatatttatatgtataaaatatttttaaaaattatataaatgtactatcgggttTGTTTGGTATCGGTTTggctttttttagttaaaaccaaactaaaccaattatggtcgggttttatttttcaatacaaaACCAAACCACATCGGATTGTTTTTTGccggtttgactcgaattatcgatttggtgcggtttatcagttttctttgtacacccctacttgTGCCACTTTGTCATGCCGGTACTGATCTCGGCCAATCCCACACCACAATTAAGTAgcgaggcggtcgatgcaataataaacccaacaaaggtcgagatcgaatccacagggagttagaatatgggattaggtgtatatCTAAGTTAATTACAAGTTTTGGCTTCAATTGTACTTCCACAAACTTAATTGGTGTTCTATTTCTACTTTACTCTATTGTTTGCAAGTataaaactaaggacaatatttttggttttgagtttttcaaatgattaaaagggactagggtcgtgacttctacctaggtggttatctaatgggttgtaaactccaGGGCAAATTTGATTAGTCGGGGTCGTGATGTTGCAATCACatccgggtactcactctatacctctcgatagttcgagtgattttgcccaattaagttttctcaaaaccaattgggtatttgcacaatacaagtgatattagctcaagtcgggtattactatctctaggtttaaccctttaattggggttatcaattttttgagttcaccccaatttcttgttagccaagttttcctagacttagtctctctttctcaagtagaggctaagtcaaataggcatgaatcagtatttgcaaccattgattctagggttcaatcatgaacaaggctaaatatcacttACCCAATCAAAAATAAGccctaaattaaacacccatcaaatacctacactagggttgggtcacaatcctATCTAAAGATTTAGCTtctcatgaaaaataaagaaatacaagaagaaattaagatagaatgcataataattgattagacaaagaaaatctaatgttaagaagttaatctAGTACAAAATCCCTCAAAATAGCAAAGACAACCGCTTAGGTGCACTTCTGAAAACTCCACTTaatctaaaaatgacaaaaagttctatttatactaagctgaaaatatctgacaaaaatgcccctacgaaAGTTGTGCGGCAGCataattctggtgcggtccgcacaatgagCTACTCACACAATTATCGTGCTGTCCGCATTCTTGGAAACTTGGGCTTGGACTTTGGgggcttctgcggtccgcataaaaatggGTGCAGCCACACttatgattatgcggccgcacaaaactgctgcggtccgcactccttgcTTTTTGGACTTGACACAACTCTCTGATTATTCAACCTTGCGGACCGCAAAATAATGAATGCGGCCGCACTTGGTctcctgcggccgcacaattttggtgcggtccgcatgcCTTTAGCTGGCCCAAAGACTACTTTTTGAATCTCCcctctgcggccgcactagaattgtgcggtccgcacttcttgcCTTTTTTGTCTTATTTTGGTTCTTattcacttttgactcctttatgagttgattttgacttctttggctcgtgtcccaatattcctgcaagtaagcacattttgtTAGTTTTCGGGAATGCCTTTAAGCATTTTGGAGCTAAatcgcaagtaaaagagagcaaataatcggtcaaaattcccacttatcaactcccccaaacttaagcttttgcttgtcctcaagcaaataaggcaattcccacctccactagaaaaagagatatttcagctggcctaaggtgaatcaatcacacatcaattgggaccaacaattacccacaacatatatgaattatcaacaatgcaataattttctaatgtgacactagatcatcaagagttgactctattcatcaaggaagctcgctttTTCAAGTAggccattgtggatcccaaactcctcttCCTCTATTCTCCATTAGCACATCTCACTTTAAAATGCAGCACTCGAT is drawn from Nicotiana tabacum cultivar K326 chromosome 9, ASM71507v2, whole genome shotgun sequence and contains these coding sequences:
- the LOC107827016 gene encoding uncharacterized protein LOC107827016 codes for the protein MAKQREKNGSPSVPQFGAWDHKTGDNLNFSMVFSQARANKKQNRHNLAQHNLGNDQEILTKLQEVSPRKDSSTPVPQFGARNQMTERNPDYSKVSPRAQANKKPHRHDLTRRSLGNEKELGKHQEVSSMKRPMSVPQFGVWDQKSGGSPDCAKVPPQARADKKRHKHDIARRNLGNEQELNKHTEVSSKKNSPVAVPQYGARDQKTGDNPNYPTVFSQARAKKQQHKQHSVGNEQDLGKHRDVSPMRTGWLSVPQFGEWDQKTPSETNYSVVFSQARANRKHHKSDLTHRSYDFEQELLCREREQAARRKKSKFLTYLSCCLPV